In Sulfurospirillum tamanense, the following are encoded in one genomic region:
- a CDS encoding NfeD family protein — MRHLFWLLFFVTISVASSVLHVSVQGAISPASVAHLQHAFSHANTTQASLMIIELDTPGGLLESTREMVQEITNAPLPVVVYVSPKGARAASAGTYLLYASHVAAMAPGTNVGAATPVSIGASQDAPPSTMEKKVLEDANAYLQSLAELRGRNSEWAQKAVKEGASISANTALELGVIDLVAEDIPTLLAVIHGTSVQLNATTTLTLDTADVLLERLEPDFKTAFLSVISNPTFAYLLMLLALYGIFFELLNPGAILPGVVGLISGLLALYAFNLLPFNYAGLALIGLGVALMIGEVFVAGFGIFGIAGIIAFSLGSVFLFDAQTLGNDISIPLIVAVALVSVAFFVYVTQMALSARSIKATTGTETLIGQEAKVVKITDDGYLVESHGELWTGKSHEPLILHQRVEITGFKGLKLTLKSIHLKE, encoded by the coding sequence ATGCGACATCTATTTTGGTTACTTTTTTTTGTTACGATTTCCGTGGCTTCTTCGGTCTTACATGTAAGTGTTCAAGGGGCTATTTCTCCCGCTAGTGTTGCCCACTTGCAACACGCTTTTTCCCACGCCAACACCACTCAAGCGTCTTTGATGATTATAGAACTCGACACGCCTGGAGGATTGCTTGAATCCACGAGAGAGATGGTGCAAGAAATCACCAATGCACCGCTTCCTGTGGTCGTCTACGTTTCCCCAAAAGGGGCACGGGCGGCAAGTGCGGGAACGTATTTGCTTTACGCTTCCCACGTAGCAGCCATGGCACCAGGAACCAATGTTGGTGCCGCCACACCCGTTTCCATAGGTGCCTCACAAGACGCACCTCCAAGCACCATGGAAAAAAAGGTACTTGAGGATGCAAACGCTTACTTGCAAAGCCTTGCCGAACTTCGCGGACGCAACAGTGAATGGGCGCAAAAAGCCGTCAAAGAAGGGGCAAGTATTTCTGCAAATACCGCTCTTGAACTGGGTGTGATTGACCTCGTTGCCGAAGACATCCCTACTCTTTTGGCTGTAATTCATGGTACTTCAGTGCAACTAAACGCCACCACAACCCTCACCCTTGACACGGCCGATGTACTTCTTGAACGCCTCGAACCTGATTTTAAAACCGCTTTTTTATCCGTCATCTCTAACCCTACTTTTGCTTATTTGCTGATGCTTTTAGCACTGTATGGCATCTTCTTTGAACTCTTAAATCCTGGGGCTATTTTGCCTGGTGTTGTGGGACTAATCAGTGGGTTGTTGGCTTTGTACGCCTTTAATCTTTTACCCTTCAACTACGCAGGGTTGGCACTCATCGGTCTTGGTGTTGCGCTGATGATTGGCGAGGTTTTTGTCGCAGGTTTTGGCATTTTTGGCATCGCAGGGATTATCGCTTTTAGCCTTGGGTCTGTGTTCCTCTTCGACGCCCAAACCCTAGGCAATGACATCTCTATCCCGCTCATTGTTGCGGTGGCATTGGTGTCAGTCGCTTTTTTCGTGTATGTGACCCAAATGGCACTAAGTGCCCGCTCAATCAAGGCCACCACTGGCACAGAAACACTCATCGGGCAAGAAGCCAAAGTGGTAAAAATCACAGATGATGGCTACTTGGTAGAATCCCACGGTGAGCTTTGGACAGGTAAGTCTCACGAACCTCTCATCCTTCATCAACGCGTTGAAATTACAGGCTTCAAAGGCCTTAAACTCACGCTCAAATCCATCCATCTAAAGGAGTAA
- the proV gene encoding glycine betaine/L-proline ABC transporter ATP-binding protein ProV produces MLKQGIDKDEIFEKTGMSVGVKDASFEIYEGEIFVVMGLSGSGKSTLVRLLNRLIEPSSGQIIIDGVDITSLKDKDLIEIRRKKLSMVFQSFALMPHMNIIDNVSFGLELSGIDKTSRYESARGALKQVGLEQYENSYPSELSGGMQQRVGLARALANDPQVLLMDEAFSALDPLIRTQMQDELLELQEKSQRTIVFISHDLDEAIRIGDRIAIMQGGEIAQIGTPEEIIAHPANDYVRSFFQGVDVTSILGASHIARKTLPTFIKKEGFGIKSALRYIDDYNNDYGVYVEKNGKFLGLITVESLEKSTTLEEAIVDKSSILDTVPIKDLIGTVADSQYQSVVVDMDGKYKGTISKTRLLKTLDEGVSDGK; encoded by the coding sequence ATGCTAAAACAGGGTATTGACAAAGATGAAATCTTTGAAAAGACTGGCATGAGCGTTGGCGTTAAGGATGCAAGTTTTGAGATATACGAGGGTGAAATTTTCGTCGTGATGGGCCTTTCTGGCTCGGGAAAATCCACCTTGGTACGTCTTTTGAACCGTCTTATAGAGCCCAGTTCTGGGCAGATTATTATTGATGGGGTTGACATTACCAGCCTTAAAGATAAAGATTTAATTGAGATTCGAAGAAAAAAACTCTCTATGGTATTTCAGTCTTTTGCCCTCATGCCGCACATGAACATCATCGACAATGTTTCTTTTGGACTAGAATTAAGTGGCATAGACAAAACTTCGCGCTATGAGAGTGCCAGAGGCGCTTTAAAGCAAGTTGGGCTAGAGCAATACGAAAACTCTTACCCCAGTGAGCTAAGCGGTGGCATGCAGCAGCGCGTTGGTTTAGCCAGAGCGCTCGCTAATGACCCGCAAGTATTGCTGATGGATGAGGCTTTTTCCGCGCTAGACCCCTTGATTCGTACTCAAATGCAAGATGAGCTTTTGGAATTGCAAGAAAAATCCCAACGCACAATCGTTTTTATCTCGCATGACCTAGACGAAGCCATTCGCATAGGGGACAGGATAGCGATTATGCAAGGGGGCGAGATAGCCCAAATTGGAACCCCAGAGGAAATTATCGCCCATCCTGCCAACGACTACGTGCGTTCCTTCTTTCAAGGCGTTGATGTTACTTCAATCTTAGGCGCTTCGCATATTGCCAGAAAAACCCTGCCGACGTTTATCAAAAAAGAAGGCTTTGGCATCAAATCTGCTCTTCGGTACATCGATGACTACAATAACGACTACGGCGTTTACGTCGAAAAAAACGGCAAATTTTTAGGCTTAATCACGGTAGAGTCCTTGGAAAAATCAACCACACTAGAAGAGGCCATTGTCGACAAAAGTAGCATTTTAGATACCGTACCTATCAAGGATTTGATTGGCACGGTGGCTGACTCGCAGTACCAAAGCGTCGTTGTTGATATGGACGGCAAATACAAGGGAACTATTTCAAAAACAAGGCTCTTAAAAACCTTGGACGAAGGAGTCAGCGATGGCAAGTGA
- the proX gene encoding glycine betaine/L-proline ABC transporter substrate-binding protein ProX — MKFFTAALSLVVASSLFGAKVTAVKTNIAEEGFQMYIVVEALRALGHDVEITEGVEYPIAYKTVAQEEKNVAFMAASWDPLQNNMRKAVGDENLFIGGKYIENCAQGYLVDKKTAEQYNIKYINDLKDPKIAKLFDSNGNGKADLAGCAPGWGCEAVIEHQLDAFGLRDTITHNQGQYSAIVTDAIARYKTGKPILYYTWTPYWVSGRLVPGQDVVFLQVKESAHPVLEDTALPNGANYGFAVNAQRIVGNKKVNEHKDIAKLFSIMKLSVNDVSGENMLMTNGENKERDVMRHAKMWVESNKATFDKWIAEAKAAK, encoded by the coding sequence ATGAAATTTTTTACAGCAGCGCTATCGTTGGTAGTAGCAAGTTCACTCTTTGGAGCAAAGGTAACGGCGGTTAAAACAAATATTGCCGAAGAGGGGTTTCAGATGTACATTGTTGTTGAGGCGCTAAGGGCGTTAGGGCACGATGTGGAAATCACAGAAGGCGTTGAATACCCCATCGCTTACAAAACCGTGGCACAAGAAGAGAAAAACGTTGCTTTTATGGCCGCAAGTTGGGACCCTTTGCAAAACAACATGCGAAAGGCTGTTGGGGATGAAAATCTCTTTATTGGTGGTAAATACATCGAAAATTGTGCCCAAGGGTACCTTGTGGATAAAAAAACTGCCGAGCAATACAACATCAAGTACATCAATGACCTCAAAGACCCCAAAATCGCAAAGCTTTTTGACAGCAACGGCAATGGAAAAGCAGACCTCGCAGGGTGCGCACCAGGCTGGGGATGCGAAGCAGTTATTGAGCACCAATTAGACGCTTTTGGCTTAAGAGACACCATTACGCATAACCAAGGGCAATACTCCGCCATCGTTACTGACGCGATTGCCAGATACAAAACGGGAAAGCCAATCCTTTACTACACATGGACACCTTACTGGGTGAGCGGTCGGCTTGTGCCTGGACAAGATGTGGTGTTTTTGCAAGTCAAAGAATCCGCCCACCCCGTGCTTGAAGATACCGCATTGCCCAATGGTGCCAACTACGGTTTTGCTGTAAACGCCCAACGCATTGTTGGTAACAAAAAAGTAAACGAGCACAAAGACATCGCAAAGCTTTTTTCCATTATGAAACTCAGTGTTAATGACGTGAGTGGAGAAAACATGCTCATGACAAATGGCGAAAACAAAGAAAGAGACGTGATGCGTCACGCCAAAATGTGGGTTGAGAGCAACAAAGCCACCTTTGACAAATGGATTGCCGAGGCTAAAGCAGCTAAGTAA
- a CDS encoding slipin family protein: protein MITILYIAMIVLLIVAASLRVLQEYERGVMFTLGRFTGVKGPGLILVIPWIQKIQKMDLRTVVLDVPSQDVISHDNVSVRVNAVVYYRVIDPEKAVIQVEDFSTATSQLAQTTLRSVLGGHELDEMLAEREKLNHDIQQILDKQTDTWGIKISNVEIKHIDLDESMIRAIAKQAEAERQRRAKVINSKGELEASQNLLEAANILAQNPQALQLRYLQTLNDISGDKTNTIVFPFSSDLGKLLVPPKS, encoded by the coding sequence ATGATTACTATTCTCTATATTGCAATGATTGTCCTTCTCATCGTTGCCGCTTCCCTTCGTGTCTTACAAGAGTACGAACGAGGGGTAATGTTCACTCTTGGGCGTTTTACAGGGGTCAAAGGCCCAGGGCTTATCCTTGTTATTCCGTGGATTCAAAAAATCCAAAAAATGGACTTGCGCACCGTAGTATTAGATGTTCCTTCCCAAGATGTCATCTCTCACGACAACGTTTCTGTGCGGGTTAATGCAGTGGTGTATTACCGTGTTATCGACCCCGAAAAAGCAGTCATTCAGGTGGAAGATTTTAGCACCGCCACATCACAGCTAGCCCAAACTACCCTACGCTCCGTACTTGGCGGGCATGAACTAGATGAAATGCTTGCCGAACGGGAAAAGCTCAATCACGACATTCAGCAGATTTTAGACAAACAAACCGACACGTGGGGGATTAAGATTTCTAATGTGGAGATTAAACACATCGACCTTGATGAGAGCATGATTCGCGCTATCGCCAAGCAAGCTGAAGCCGAACGTCAACGCCGTGCCAAGGTCATCAACTCCAAAGGGGAACTTGAAGCGAGTCAAAATCTCCTAGAAGCGGCCAACATCCTAGCCCAAAACCCTCAAGCCTTGCAGTTGCGCTACTTGCAAACCCTTAATGACATTTCTGGGGATAAAACCAATACCATCGTCTTTCCTTTTTCAAGTGACTTAGGCAAGCTGCTCGTTCCTCCAAAATCCTAA
- the proW gene encoding glycine betaine/L-proline ABC transporter permease ProW, which yields MASDPWGNAATAQEDRVTTMDWSKTTSQEVEKFDILRPFSDEAIIPFGEWTNQGIDWTVTHFRDFFLMTKMPIDVMLKVIENFLLSLSPYVVMGFFVFLALQFATKKLALGTFVSFVIIGFIGAWEATMVTLALVLTAVIFSLLIGLPLGIWSAKSDRVDSIVRPVLDAMQTTPAFVYLIPIVMLFGIGNVPGVIVTIIFALPPLIRLTNLGIRQVPEDLIEASRSFGANERQMLFRVQIPVAMPTIMAGVNQTLMLALSMVVIASMIAVGGLGQMVLRGIGRLDVGLAAVGGLGIVLLAVILDRLTQSMGKKNKDDKLQWFQKGPIGFVYKIIQK from the coding sequence ATGGCAAGTGATCCATGGGGCAATGCAGCAACCGCTCAAGAAGACAGAGTGACAACCATGGATTGGTCCAAGACAACCTCTCAGGAGGTGGAAAAATTTGACATCTTGCGCCCCTTTAGTGATGAAGCCATTATCCCTTTTGGGGAGTGGACAAATCAAGGAATCGACTGGACAGTAACCCATTTTAGGGACTTTTTCTTAATGACAAAGATGCCAATCGATGTGATGTTAAAGGTTATTGAAAACTTTTTACTTTCCCTTTCCCCTTACGTTGTGATGGGATTTTTTGTGTTTTTGGCCCTGCAGTTTGCCACAAAAAAACTGGCCCTTGGCACCTTTGTTTCATTTGTTATTATCGGTTTTATCGGGGCATGGGAAGCCACCATGGTGACCTTGGCATTAGTCTTGACGGCGGTTATTTTCTCGCTGCTCATTGGGTTGCCGCTAGGTATTTGGAGTGCAAAAAGTGATAGGGTGGATTCTATTGTGCGTCCCGTGCTAGATGCCATGCAAACGACCCCTGCGTTTGTCTATTTGATACCCATTGTGATGCTTTTTGGGATTGGAAATGTGCCGGGCGTCATTGTGACAATCATCTTCGCCTTGCCGCCACTCATTCGCCTCACAAATCTTGGCATACGCCAAGTCCCCGAAGACCTCATTGAGGCATCTCGTTCCTTTGGGGCAAACGAACGGCAGATGCTTTTTCGCGTTCAAATACCCGTGGCCATGCCCACCATCATGGCGGGCGTAAATCAAACCCTAATGCTAGCCCTTTCTATGGTTGTTATCGCCTCTATGATTGCCGTGGGCGGACTTGGGCAGATGGTGCTTCGCGGGATTGGCCGTCTTGATGTGGGGTTGGCTGCGGTTGGCGGGCTTGGGATTGTGCTTTTGGCTGTCATTTTAGACAGGTTAACCCAGTCCATGGGAAAGAAAAACAAAGATGACAAGTTGCAATGGTTCCAAAAAGGACCCATTGGCTTTGTCTATAAAATAATTCAAAAATAA